A single window of Saccharomyces kudriavzevii IFO 1802 strain IFO1802 genome assembly, chromosome: 16 DNA harbors:
- the ELP3 gene encoding Elongator subunit ELP3 (similar to Saccharomyces cerevisiae ELP3 (YPL086C); ancestral locus Anc_8.563) encodes MARHGKGPKTNKKKLAPEKERFIQCCADITLELTDSLTSGTTREINLNGLITKYSKKYKLKQQPRLTDIINSIPDQYKKYLLPKLKAKPVRTASGIAVVAVMCKPHRCPHIAYTGNICVYCPGGPDSDFEYSTQSYTGYEPTSMRAIRARYDPYEQARGRVEQLKQLGHSIDKVEYVLMGGTFMSLPKEYREDFIVKLHNALSGFNGNDIDEAILYSQQSLTKCVGITIETRPDYCTQTHLDDMLKYGCTRLEIGVQSLYEDVARDTNRGHTVRSVCETFAVSKDAGYKVVSHMMPDLPNVGMERDIEQFKEYFENPDFRTDGLKIYPTLVIRGTGLYELWKTGRYKSYSANALVDLVARILALVPPWTRIYRVQRDIPMPLVTSGVDNGNLRELALARMKDLGTTCRDVRTREVGIQEVHHKVQPDQVELIRRDYFANAGWETFLSYEDPKKDILIGLLRLRKASKKYTYRKEFTAQRTSIVRELHVYGSVVPLHSRDPRKFQHQGFGTLLMEEAERIAKEEHGSEKISVISGVGVRNYYGKLGYELDGPYMSKRI; translated from the coding sequence ATGGCTCGTCATGGTAAAGGCCCAAAAACcaacaagaagaagctgGCTCctgagaaagaaagatttatTCAATGTTGCGCCGATATCACGTTAGAATTAACAGATTCTTTAACCTCAGGGACGACCAGAGAGATAAACCTGAATGGTTTGATAACtaaatattcaaagaagtATAAACTGAAGCAGCAACCAAGGCTGACCGATATTATCAACTCCATTCCTGATCAATACAAGAAATATTTATTGCCTAAATTAAAGGCTAAGCCTGTCAGAACAGCATCAGGTATTGCGGTTGTGGCAGTTATGTGTAAGCCACACCGTTGTCCCCATATTGCATACACAGGTAATATCTGTGTTTATTGTCCTGGTGGTCCAGATTccgattttgaatattctaCACAATCTTATACAGGGTATGAGCCAACTTCAATGCGTGCCATCAGGGCTCGTTACGATCCCTACGAACAAGCGCGCGGCAGAGTAGAACAATTGAAACAATTGGGCCACTCTATTGACAAGGTCGAATATGTTCTTATGGGTGGTACATTTATGTCTTTACCAAAGGAATATCGGGAAGATTTTATTGTCAAATTGCATAATGCGCTTTCTGGGTTCAACGGTAATGATATTGATGAGGCCATCCTTTATTCGCAACAGAGTTTAACAAAGTGTGTGGGTATAACCATTGAAACTAGGCCTGATTATTGTACTCAAACACATTTGGACGACATGTTAAAGTACGGCTGTACTAGACTAGAAATTGGTGTTCAGTCCTTATACGAAGACGTTGCTCGTGATACTAATAGAGGGCATACCGTTAGATCTGTTTGTGAAACTTTTGCTGTGTCTAAAGATGCTGGGTATAAAGTTGTTTCTCACATGATGCCTGATTTGCCAAATGTTGGTATGGAAAGAGATATTGAGCAATTTAAGGAATATTTTGAGAATCCAGACTTCAGAACTGATGGGTTAAAAATTTATCCAACTCTAGTTATCAGAGGTACAGGTCTATATGAACTTTGGAAAACCGGTAGATATAAGTCATACAGTGCCAATGCTTTAGTAGACTTAGTTGCTAGAATTCTCGCGCTAGTGCCACCATGGACAAGAATCTACCGTGTCCAAAGAGATATTCCTATGCCATTAGTTACCTCTGGTGTAGACAATGGTAACTTGAGAGAATTGGCATTAGCCAGAATGAAGGATTTGGGTACAACCTGTAGGGACGTCCGTACTAGGGAAGTTGGTATTCAGGAGGTACATCATAAAGTTCAGCCCGACCAAGTTGAGCTAATTAGAAGAGATTACTTTGCAAATGCCGGTTGGGAGACTTTTCTATCGTATGAAGATCCAAAGAAAGATATCTTGATCGGGTTACTCAGATTAAGAAAAgcttcaaagaaatataCGTATAGAAAGGAATTTACTGCACAGAGGACTTCTATCGTTAGAGAATTGCACGTCTATGGTTCTGTGGTTCCATTACATTCGAGGGATCCACGTAAGTTTCAACATCAAGGATTCGGTACTCTATTAATGGAGGAGGCCGAAAGAATTGCCAAAGAAGAGCATGgttcagaaaaaatttccgTTATTTCTGGTGTTGGTGTAAGGAACTACTACGGCAAATTAGGGTATGAATTAGACGGTCCATATATGTCTAAGAGAATTTAG